A genome region from Nocardia sp. NBC_01730 includes the following:
- a CDS encoding isochorismatase family protein, producing the protein MSRALIIVDVQNDFCEGGSVAVAGGAALAERISEYLRASDYTAITATRDYHIDPGAHFSDNPNFVDTWPPHCRIDTPGADFHPNLDTAPIDEVFFKGAYAAAYSGFEGATEDGTALADWLRTKGINTVDVCGIATDHCVRATAMDARTAGFDTRVLLDLSAGVSPASIERALDELQAAGVEIAENIDS; encoded by the coding sequence ATGAGCAGAGCTCTGATCATCGTCGACGTACAGAACGACTTCTGTGAGGGCGGTTCCGTGGCCGTCGCAGGCGGAGCCGCGCTGGCCGAACGGATCAGCGAATATCTGCGCGCCAGCGACTACACCGCGATCACCGCCACCCGCGACTACCACATCGACCCCGGTGCGCACTTCTCCGACAACCCGAACTTCGTCGACACGTGGCCGCCGCATTGCCGAATCGACACCCCCGGCGCCGACTTCCACCCGAACCTGGACACCGCGCCGATCGACGAGGTCTTCTTCAAAGGCGCCTACGCCGCCGCCTACTCCGGGTTCGAGGGCGCCACCGAGGACGGCACGGCCCTCGCGGACTGGTTGCGCACCAAGGGAATCAACACCGTCGACGTCTGCGGCATCGCCACCGACCACTGCGTTCGCGCCACCGCCATGGATGCCCGCACCGCAGGGTTCGACACCCGGGTGCTCCTGGACCTGTCCGCCGGCGTCTCCCCCGCCAGCATCGAACGGGCCCTGGACGAACTCCAGGCGGCGGGCGTGGAGATCGCCGAAAACATCGACAGCTGA